The proteins below are encoded in one region of Ricinus communis isolate WT05 ecotype wild-type chromosome 6, ASM1957865v1, whole genome shotgun sequence:
- the LOC8289310 gene encoding citrate synthase, mitochondrial: MVFFRGVSLLSRLRSRAVQQSNLSNSVRWIQMQSSCDLDLHSQLKELIPEQQERLKKIKAEHGKVQLGNITVDMVLGGMRGMTGLLWETSLLDPDEGIRFRGLSIPECQKLLPGAYTGGEPLPEGLLWLLLTGKVPSKEQVDALSKELRDRATVPDYVYKAIDALPVSAHPMTQFASGVMALQVQSEFQKAYDKGIHKSKYWEPTYEDSLNLTARVPIVASYVYRRMYKGGKFIPMDDSLDYGANFSHMLGFDSPQMQELMRLYVTIHSDHEGGNVSAHTGHLVASALSDPYLSFAAALNGLAGPLHGLANQEVLLWIKSVVDECGENITTEQLKDYVWKTLNSGKVVPGFGHGVLRKTDPRYTCQREFALKHLPDDPLFQLVSKLYDVVPPILTELGKVKNPWPNVDAHSGVLLNYYGLTEARYFTVLFGVSRSIGICSQLIWDRALGLPLERPKSVTMEWLENYCKKAASS; this comes from the exons ATGGTGTTCTTTAGAGGTGTCTCTCTGCTTTCTCGACTTCGGTCTCGTGCT GTTCAGCAGTCTAATCTCAGCAATTCCGTGAGATGGATTCAGATGCAAAGCTCCTGCGatctt GATCTTCATTCTCAGTTGAAGGAATTGATCCCTGAGCAACAG GAGCGtctcaagaaaataaaggcAGAGCATGGAAAAGTTCAGTTGGGAAATATTACTGTTGACATG GTACTTGGAGGAATGAGGGGAATGACGGGATTGCTTTGGGAAACCTCGTTACTCGATCCAGATGAG GGAATTCGATTTCGGGGTTTGTCAATTCCCGAATGCCAAAAATTGCTTCCGGGTGCATATACTGGTGGTGAACCTTTACCTGAGGGTCTTCTCTGGCTTCTTTTAACTGGAAAG gtaCCGAGCAAAGAGCAGGTTGATGCTCTGTCAAAAGAATTGCGTGATCGTGCCACTGTTCCAG ATTATGTTTACAAGGCAATTGATGCTCTACCTGTCTCAGCTCATCCCATGACCCAATTTGCATCTGGTGTTATGGCTCTTCAG GTGCAAAGCGAATTTCAGAAAGCATATGACAAAGGAATTCACAAATCAAA GTACTGGGAGCCAACGTATGAGGATTCTCTCAATCTTACTGCCCGTGTGCCAATAGTAGCTTCATATGTCTATCGGAG GATGTACAAAGGTGGAAAGTTTATTCCCATGGATGACTCGCTGGATTATGGTGCAAACTTTTCTCACATGTTGGGATTTGATAGCCCTCAAATGCAAGAGCTTATGAGGCTTTATGTTACCATCCATAG TGATCATGAAGGTGGCAATGTCAGTGCTCATACTGGCCACCTG GTTGCTAGTGCACTTTCAGATCCTTATCTTTCATTTGCAGCTGCGTTGAATGGTTTAGCTGGGCCGCTGCATGGCTTGGCTAATCAG GAAGTTCTGCTGTGGATAAAATCTGTGGTTGACGAGTGTGGGGAGAATATAACTACAGAACAACTCAAAGACTACGTGTGGAAAACATTAAATAGTGGGAAG GTTGTTCCCGGATTCGGTCATGGAGTATTACGTAAAACAGATCCACGATACACATGCCAAAGGGAGTTTGCACTGAAGCATTTACCTGATGATCCACTGTTCCAGCTG GTCTCCAAGCTATATGATGTTGTGCCTCCAATCCTTACGGAGCTAGGCAAG GTTAAAAACCCCTGGCCCAATGTCGATGCACACAGTGGCGTATTGCTGAACTATTATGGTTTAACTGAAGCAAG GTATTTCACTGTTCTTTTCGGTGTATCAAGGAGTATTGGCATTTGTTCTCAG CTAATATGGGACCGAGCTCTTGGATTGCCACTTGAGAGGCCAAAAAGTGTTACAATGGAATGGCTTGAAAATTATTGCAAGAAAGCAGCTTCTTCCTAG